From the Brachyspira intermedia PWS/A genome, the window AATATGCAGTAGTCGGGAAAATGAAATCGTTTCGGTAATATATTTTTAGAATACTAATAAATTTATGATATTTTCCTAATGATAATACAGGCTATAAAACCGAAAATCACTCCGCTAAAAGCTAAATATTCTCTATTACTTTCCATATATATTGCTATTACTATTAAAACGAATGCTATTAATGCCAGAGTAATAAACACTACTAATATTGTTGTTATAGTCTCTCTAATATCTTCTTTTATTTTTATATCTTCATGATAATATTTTTGGGCTATAATTGCGGTAGTTGCAAGCGATAATACATAAGTCAGTGTATATACAATTAATACTCTCACACTAGGAATTTTCAAATCCACTTTTGAGCTGCTATATTTAGATGATAAAGTTCCTTTTAATAATATTGTTATTATTTCTTGAAGTACTTCTTCTTTGTCAAAATTTGATGCATTAGTTTGTTTATTATTATCTATTATTTCTTTTTTTTCTTGTATATTTTTATCAGCCTTAGCAAAAAATGATATTGCAGTAGGAGGTATAGTACAAGATAAGAAGATATATATTATTAAAGCTATTACATTAACTTTGCTGTCATTTTTTTATTTTTAATTTTCATTTTTATTTAACTACTCTTTAATTATCATATAAAGTTTTTCAATTCTAATGTATATAGTTTTTTTGTCAATACGGTATAGATGTTTATTGGAATTAGTTTATTGTAAGCGTAAAATAAAAGTATTAAAAAAAATTGCAGTAAATATAAAAAAGCAATAGAATTAATTTTATATATAAAAAACTATAATTGTTAAAATAAAAAATTTAGTATATACTGAAAATTTTAAAGTTTGTCATTTTTTAGTCAACTTTTTCCTGCCGCAAAAAGTGCAAATATAAAATTAGTATGAAATAATACTAATTTTGTTTTGTATGTAAGATAGATTATTAATTTAAGATAAAATATAGCCCTTTTGCTTCTTTGGGGCACCAAAAGAAGTGGGGTGCGGGGCAAAGCCCTGCATATATTTAAAATTTAAAAAAATTATTTTTGACAAAATATAGTTGTTTAGGTATATACTGAAAATTTTTAAGTTTGTCAATTTTTTTATTTAACTTTTTCCCGCCGCAAAAAGTTGCAAAAAGTGCAAGTATAAAATTAGTACTAAATAATACTAATTTTGTTTTACATGTAAGATAAAACATTAAATTCAATCTAAAATATAGCCTTTTTGCTTCTTTGTGGCAATACTTAACAGTACTTCCTTAGGTCGCAAAAGAAGTGGAGTGCGGGGCAAACCCCTGCATATATTTAAAATTTAAAAAAATTATTTTTGACAAAATATAGTTGTTTAGGTATATATTTTTAGAATGCTAATAAATTTATGTTATTTTTCTAATGATAATACAGGCTATAAAACCAAAAATCACTCCGCTGAAAGCTAAATATTCTCTATTACTTTCCATATTTATTACTGTTACTATTAAAACGAATGCCATTAATGCCAGAGTAGCTAACCCTACTAATATTGTTCCTATAGTCTCTCTAATATCTTCTTTTATTTTTATATCTTCATGATAATATTTTTGGGCTATAATTGCGGTAATTGCAAGCGATAATATATAAGTCAGTCCATATACAATTAATACTCTTATACCAAGAATTTTCAAATCCACTTTTGAGCCGCTATATTTAGATGATGAATTTCCTTTTAATAATAATGATGTTATTATTTTTTGAAGTACTTCTTCTTTGTCAAAATTTGATGCATTAGTTTGTTTATTATTATCTATTATTTCTTTATCATTATATATTATTTCTTTTTTTTCTTTTATATTTTTATCAGCCATAGCAAAAAATGATATTGCAGTAGACGGTATAATTAAAGATAAGAAGAGATATAGTATAAAAACTATTACATTATCTTTGCTATCATTTTTTTTCTTTTTAATTTTCATTTAGCTACTCTTTAATTAAAATTATTTTTTATCATATGAAGTTTTTCAATTTTAATGTATATAGTTTTTTTGTCAATACGGTATATATGTTTATTGAATTAACCACGGTGTGCAGATTTTTTTAATTTAATAAATATATAATAGCTTTAAAATAACATAGAAAAATAACTTTAATAAGAAATAAAACTTATTCATTGATTTTTTCTTAATTTCTAATACAGGCAATATATGTGTTGTATGTATCATTATTACATTTCTATATATAGAAATACTATCGTTATTACAACAAAATTTGTAAATGAGCAGCATTTTTATATTGATTTATATCTCACATAAATATATTTTTATAAAAAACAAAAAATGGAGATATTATGAAAGCTATACAAATAAAAAAATATTCAAAAGAAATAGATATCAATATTGCTGATATTCCAATACCTGAAATCTCTGATAACGATGTATTAATTAAGGTAAAGGCTGCGGCAGTAAATCCTCTTGAAATGTTAATATTAACAGGTGCAGTAAGACTTATACAAGATTATAAAATGCCTTTAACATTAGGTAATGAATGTTCTGGAATAGTTGAAAGTGTAGGCAAAAATGTAACCGGTTTTAAAACAGGAGATAAAGTTTATACTCGTTTGCCTATATCAAAAATAGGAGCTTTTGCTGAGTATGTAGCAGTGGACAGTAAGTTTATATCTCTTATGCCTAAAGATTATGATTTCGTTACATCTGCTGCAATACCTTTAACTGCCCTTACAGCATATCAAGCATTTACAGAAGAATTAGAAGCAAAATCAGGACAAACTATTTTAATAACTGGAGGTTCTGGAAGTTTTGGAGAGCTTGCCGTTCCAATTGCAAAATATTTAGGTTTAAATATTATAGTTTCTGGAAGTGAAAGATTAAAAGAACATTTTATCAATTTAGGTGCTGATAAATATATTAGTTATAATAAAGAAAATTACGCAGAATTAGTTTCTAATGTTGATCATGTTATAGATACGCTTGGAGCAAGTGAATTTGACAAAGAATTATCTGTATTAAAAAAAGGAGGTAAACTTTTAAGTTTGAGAACTAGCCCTAATAAAAAGTTTGCTGAAGATAATAAACTTCCTTTCTTCAAAAAATTATTATTTTCTCTCGCCGGTTCCAAATATGATAAAAAAGCGATGAAGGAGCAAAAAGAATATCGTTTTATGTTTGTACGTGCTGATGGAGAACAGCTTCGTAAAATTACAAAAATTGTGGAAGATAAAAATATAAAACCTAAAATATATTCTACTGTATTTAATATGGATAATGCATCAGAAGCTTTAAGAACAGTTCTAAAAAAACATACAGACGGAAAAATAATAATATCCATCTAATTAGTTTTTATTGCTTTACGCACGGTGTACAAATTTTCATAACATAATGAAAATTATAATTAAAAATAATCAAATATTTATAATTTCATTACTCGTGCGGTGAATATATTTTTTAACTTAAATAAATTCAGGGTGGGTGTTAAAATAACAGTGAAAAACTAAAAATAAATATGACACAAAAACATCTGTGAATTTAAAAAAACTAGAGGGTGGGCAAATGTAATTTAAGCTTTAAAACTTTATTTACATACCCCGCCCTTTATGCTTTATAATCTATTTTAGCATTTAAAATTTATTTAAACTTTTTGCTTGATTAGAAATTTCAGCACCCTCCCAAGATTTGATTAGATTAAAAAAATTATACAACGCACGTTTTGCTTAATTTAGTATATAATTTTAATTTGATTGATAATTAGTTTATATTTATGATTTTTCTTAGCGTGCGTAAAAAGAATAAAATAAAAATGCAATCACCCAAAATTGAAGCGATTGCATTTTTTGTTTACTTTTTTTCATATATTCTCTTAGTTTTATTATTTTATTATATAACAGTTTTTTGTCAATACCCTACACCCCTTTATTTGATTTTTTCATAATAAATAATTTGTTTTATTACATTTAATAAAATATTAAAAATTTCAATTTGTCAAAATCAGCATCAAAAAATAACTGTCTAAAAATTATAATTTTGTAAATATTCTAATACATCTGTATTTATTTTAAAACATTTTGTATCCATTGGTATTGTATTATTTTCTTTTTCA encodes:
- a CDS encoding NADP-dependent oxidoreductase; its protein translation is MKAIQIKKYSKEIDINIADIPIPEISDNDVLIKVKAAAVNPLEMLILTGAVRLIQDYKMPLTLGNECSGIVESVGKNVTGFKTGDKVYTRLPISKIGAFAEYVAVDSKFISLMPKDYDFVTSAAIPLTALTAYQAFTEELEAKSGQTILITGGSGSFGELAVPIAKYLGLNIIVSGSERLKEHFINLGADKYISYNKENYAELVSNVDHVIDTLGASEFDKELSVLKKGGKLLSLRTSPNKKFAEDNKLPFFKKLLFSLAGSKYDKKAMKEQKEYRFMFVRADGEQLRKITKIVEDKNIKPKIYSTVFNMDNASEALRTVLKKHTDGKIIISI